Genomic segment of Bos indicus x Bos taurus breed Angus x Brahman F1 hybrid chromosome 27, Bos_hybrid_MaternalHap_v2.0, whole genome shotgun sequence:
CCATAATTGTTGAATATCACATTTCATCTTAGGGACTAAGGTAAATGTCTGCcatgaaagggaaataaaatgccTGCAGAGGATTTGGTCCTACGTATAATTTTGGCTTTTCCTGGGATAACCATGGAAGGTCAATTGTTCTGTGTCCTAAGTATTGACACAGCTTCTGAACCATaattacaggactggaaaaagtcacaaAGGAAGTCATTACTCCTTTTACCAAACACTTGTTAACATCGTAGCAAAGAAATATAGCCTAGTTATCATGGAGAGGCTAGTTAGTGGCCAAAAGCATGGGCTTGGTCATTTTGTATTGCCTGGGGAGTCCAGGAACTCTTCAGCACCCAGTAAACCAGCCGCTTATCTTTGAGTCCTGACCAGATTCGACACGAGCCCACACTCACGCTCTGGGGCCCACAGATCTGCCTGGGGTACCTGTAGCTCTTCCTCTCTGATGCCAATCATCCTCTCACCGCTATTTCCCTGAGACTCTGGTGGACTTTGGGCATCCTGGATCATTCCTGACTTTGGATCCTGGATCCATAGGCACTGGATTGTGTTAGACACTGGTAGAGAACTTTCTGGAGTGGCTGACACTCCAGGACCAGCCTTCTGTTTCTATCAAACCTTCATGGCTCCAAGATAGTACAAGCCAGACCGTCAGCCCTGGCTCAGGACCACGGACAAGAGCCAGCAGGCTGGGGGTTCCCAGGAACAGCAGGGTTTTTTTTCAGGGATCCTCCCCAACAAAAGCAGGGCAGCAAAAATTATTTCCATGGAATTTGTATTGATTTGCAGCACAGCTGATAGGACCGTCCCCTTCATCGCTGGGCCAGAAATCTCGATAGGGAAagctttcttcctccaaggggTGGCCCAGCTCAAGACTGTTTCAGACAAAGCTATTAATTTATAGGTCAGGTCAAGACTCAGAAAGTCACTCTCAAAAATGGACTACAACTGGGGGAGACGTGCTGCTCAGGTTAGAATGCCATGGCTTCAAATCCTTTGCTTGGGCTCCAGGGAAAACTAATTTCTAGTTTCTCCATCAACactttaatgtttttaatcaGGGCTCTTTACTGGTTTTAGACATAACTCTGGCTGGCAAATGCTTTCTCAAGTATATTGTTGAAAAAGACTCAGATGCCACTAAGCAGACTACCTCTTTTTCTGGAGTTCCTCTTCTTTCCCTGGGTGTGGTTCTTCCAAGATCAGTCAGTGTGGCCGAGTAACTCCTAGGGGACTCATGGTCTGTTGGAAAGGACAGGGCCAGAGTGAGTATCCACGTAATCAAAAGCATTTTTCCTGGTGGCAACTATATTCCCCTTCAAACGTGGAGAGATACCACAATGGAAAACACAGGCCTAAAACTCATAGGGAATTACAAAGATGTGATGTAAGACACAAAACAGAGCACTTTTAGAGGAAAAGTATCTAAGATTTCAgaagtattataaatataaagGTTTAATTGTTACACTGCTGATATAATTTATGCTGCAGCATAGGTAATTCAAAGTTACAGGGATTTTTCATCTCAAAGATTTAATACTTGCTGTTCTTTTTGCCACCAGTTTATAATTACTATGATAGAGTCTATAGAAGATGAAGACGGGAGCAACCATTTATAAAAACTGGAGCATGTTATGGAACAATTTAAGGATGtagtaatgaaaaaaaatatgatgATGGCAGAACTACATCGTGACcgttctcttctctctttctctctgtatttaaTGACCTATTGAATCTGAAGATGACATCTTAAGGTTTAAGGCTTAATAGACCATCATCTATTTGCTTCCTTTGTGTTCAACTATCTTATTAGAAAGTGAATATTTATCCCAAGAAACCAAAGGATAAAAATTTTCTAAACAGAAAGTGTTGTATTGGTGGCCAATGACTTATGAACTGTTGCATTGTTTTCGTTTGccttaaaacaaaatatacacaGTTAATTGCATTATAAAGTAAAGATGCAAGTATCTATCTTATGCTTTTATATGTGGAAATGTAAATGATATTGAATAACTGGAAAAGGTAGCTAATTTATGAAAACATTGCGTTATGACATGGCTCAATCAGTGAAAATTTCAAGTTGttgactttgattttaaaaatgtaaatttactgTTTTTGAAGCATGTCATATGGTGTAAATGAAAACAAACCTAAATCCTAATAAGATAAGAAAATTTGTGCAATAGTTACTAACAGTTGGGTTATATATTCTGCACTCAAATTCTGAATTACATCaatttgaattttgtttctgCTACCTACTCATTGTGTGAATTTGGTCAGATTTCTTGTCCTCTTTGTGtattaatttcctcatctgtaaaacagggctTACAATAATATCTATCATCTAGGTTTATGCCGTGTTATGTAGAAAATGTGTATAAAGCACTTTGGAATGTCTGGTGCATAAAAAATTCTGTGAACAATCCAAGTTTAAGCCTGGAAAATTCATTCCAGCTTCTTAAAATTTACACAGTAAACAAATGCACTTTAAGCATTACTGAAAAGGattgaataaaaatatcaaaacatcCTGTGTTTTCCAGTAATGTATACCTGAAAAAATGTCCTCCGTATTTGTCCTTGTGTTCCACTTTAAGGAATCAATGAAAATGAAGTTGAGAGTCACTTTTATCCTAAATAACCTAATTCAAATGTCAGTACAGGATTGTTTtagcagaaatagaaaataaattaaataatggagaggaagagaaaatgaatacATGACTGATGGAAATATGACTTTTACATATACAGCTTAAAGATATATTCACAAAAATTTTATCAGttgtatcttttaaaagaagaaagttatTAAACAAGTTCTATTTATTCTCTTAATTGCCCATCAATTACTACATTACATATTTTGGTTTTGCTTCCTGAGTGTGCTAATTTTTTATCTTCTATATAGAATGTAAGCAAATTATATATTGGGCGAGTGACTAGAAATTTAATAGAATCAAGGAAAAGATGTTAAACTAGTGATTTTGATTCATTTTACACAATGAAAAAAGAGTTAATGCAAAGTTGTCAGTTTCTTAAGGATACTGATATTCAATTATGATTTGTCTTGAAATTCTTATAAACTGGTAAAATAAGTTTAATTTGTCATTTCTATGTAACAGTTATCTCAACCCCAACATCAAGCTGCAAAACTGTTTATCCCTTTTGATTCTGAATGAGTAAATTTTTGTGATCACTTTAAGCCACACATCAAGTCCAAATATCCCATGAAGAAATGAGAACTATTCAGTAAGATGTTTTTACAACAAGCATTTGCTTCCCAACACATAATGAACCCAGGTGGTCACCACTCAAGAATGATGAGACGTAGGGATGAAGCATGAGAGAACTGGAGGGTGTGTATGTGAACcacaagggaaaggaaaggaaagtcggTCCACCTTGGAGATGCAGTGCGCTGGCGTGGTCTTGGTGGTGGTAGCTGTTGTTGGTGTCGTCTGGGAAGGAGGCACTGTGAGGCATTCTCCCACAATCGTTCTGGTACAACGGACAATGAATAGCACCTTCTTGAGGCAGTGGGTGAAAAGGCTGGTGCGTGGGGCTCCTTTTTAGGGCTTTGAGCGATGAATTCCTTTCAGGAATATCTGGCAGCAGTTCACTGATAAGACGGTGCAATATACTGTTGTCTGGCAAACTTCCCCTTCTCTTTTCAGCCTTAATTTGGTCGCAAATGTCTTTAAGGGCAGAGTCCAGAGCCTCAAACACAGACGTCTTACATTTCGCCTTTTCCATCTGTTTTTTGGGAGTTGAACTTTTTTTCCTCCGGAAAGGCACGGGACTGACTAGAAACGCCAGTTTAGAAAGGCCAGGGTCCATTTCTTGTCTTCTGGGCTCATCAGCGTTTTCGTGTTTAGCTCTTTCGTGTTTTAACATCGTGGTAAATCGAGTGTAGGAGGCAGGGCATCTGCCTTTGCAGGAGCTGATGAGGTGCcggtgatgctggtggtgatggtggtggtggtggtggctggaTCCATAAAAACTTTCAGAGGATGTGAAAGAAAAGTGATCAAAATCACTCTCGCTGCAAAAGGATGATCCTTCAATGTGAATGTAATCACTGTGGTCAGACACAACTCCGTCCTGGTCGCTATCAGAAAACTCCACGTGGGTTCTCGGTTGGTCGTCACTGGTGACTTCAATGTGGATGGGCACCAGGGCTTTAGACTTGTAGCTTCGCGGTATCTGAGAAGGGTGTCTACCTTGATTCTCTTCCTCCAGCAAAGACTCAATGGAAAACCGCCTTTGGGGACACAAACCATTCTGTTGCGGCTCTAGGGTTAGAGGAGATAACATTTCATCTCCCAAATTTGGCATGGACTTTGACTTCTGAATCAACTTTTCAAATTCAGAAATGCGGGTGGGGACCATGTCCCTGGGCACCTCCTCCGTGGAGGACTGGCTCCATCCATGGAGCAGCCCTTTGTGTTGCTGTTCCTTCTCATACTGCATTATTCTCGACTTGACGGAGCAGATGACTTCAGAGTTCATCAGATCCTTGCGGTTGATGCGGTGCATTTTCTTGTACATCTTTAGGAAGCCCGGGGCGTCGTGGGCCGACCTGTGTCGGAGCCTTGATCTGCCGTTACTGCGGCCCTCTTGGATGTAGGGGGAAGCCCACGTCACGGGGCAGCTCTCCTTGGGGTCCTCCTCGCATAACAGAGAACCCATACTTTCCGACTTGGTTTTCGGGTCAGGCAAGCTGTCGCAGTCATCATTTAAAAGGTCGTCGCAACTACGGGATTTGATTTTGGGGGAGACGGTTTCTTCAGTGCTGCTCCAGACCTCTGCATTTTGCCGGGCCATCTGCCAGCCGTTTTTGAAAGTAATGGCTCTCTGCGAGTCTTGTGGGACATCTAGATGCTGTCTGTAAGTGTTACAGTAATCTAACTCATGGGAGGGGTGGCCATTGAGCCCTGAGAAACTGCAAAGGGATGGACACGTTTGGCTATCGTCCCCACCTTTTAGTCCAAGGCAGCGTGGTGGAAAAGAGACATTGGAGAAGTTAAAAGGCTCGTAAAGAGGACAGCATGTCAGTTAGCATCAGATAGCACAGCAAAGAGAAAGCAGTTAGTGGGGTTCAACCCAGACACTGAATGTCATACGTGTAGCTTCAACTTAGAGAAAAAAGTCTAATTCTAAAGCAATAAGCATAGCTTTGCAGACAATAGTTAACCAAACCATATATGAAAAGTAACTGGTAttgctaaatatatttatttccattgCATACTTCATCCATCTTTATGCAAATATGGTATGTCAAAAATCTAATAGTACCTCGTAAGCCAATAGCATGACCTGGTAGTGGTTTAAAGGTTTTGTAATTAATACCAAAAATATTATAGATTTAATCATCTTAATAGGATCAGAATTTGAGtcttatttgatttataataataCGGACATAAAGAATAACTTACACATTTACGTTTAATTGATACTCCAATAATGATATCAAAGAATTTTTCATGGGCATTATATAGAAAAAGCTATAAGACAGaatattttccagaatttcaAAATTAAGTTCAGTTGCTGTGAACTACTACTGctaatatttttctaagaaataaacCAACTAGCacctttttaaacaaatgaatttaCCTCTTTGATTTCTCTACCTTCTACCTCTTATTAGGCAGGTTCCCATAAGGATAACTGGATGTATTATAAAACTTTGATCAGAGGTGAATGCATTTGCTTTTTTCCAGgaaaggtctttttaaaaaatcatttgcaaTATAATAATGTAGAGCTAACCCTGATGGAAATAGTACTTATGGAAATAGTCTTTTCTTTTGTGTTGCTGAGCTAATTAATGAATGACAGACAACATTAAATCTAACGGGACATGTTCTTAAAAATAAGCCTAGTGGAAGAAAATATCTCTGTTGACAGCTCCTGCCTTCCCCAAATTCTTCAAAAGTACATAAACACATTAAGTAGCTAAGTAGTATTTGGGAAGGGAAGTTAACAGCCCCCAGGATAAAAGCAAAGATCTAAAGTAATCAGAAAGAATCCTTTTAACTTTTTGGAGGGATCCAAGCATAGTAAGTCAATGGCATTTCATGACCTATTGGTTTCTTTAGGATATTTGTTTGTATAAATGAGTAGAATCTGGTAAGAGTGCTTCTGATAATTTGAGGAATGGTATATTGAAAGGGACTTCCTCCCTCTGAATGCTGGAATCTGGATCTTCCAGCAAGTACAGCTTTACTAGGCCATGGACAAGAGCTAGCACCTCCTGCCTATCCAGAGCGCAGTCATCAGAACCAAAAATCCTTTCTCACAAACCAGCTAACTCCTAGCTTTACTTTTATGTGGCAGCACTTTCAGTGCCTGCCTTTGGTATGTGTAGCTGAATCTCTGCTACTGTATGGAAACTTCATTTACAGCTCACTTTCTTCCACACTTCAAATtgcttctctcttctgtttcaaCCCCAGAGGGCTGGAAAAGACCTTGGGTCCCAAAATCGTAGGTACCTAtggatgctggttcaatcctaGGTTTCTGTTTTGGGACTATTCTTGTTACAGCTGCAGTAATATGTAAGTAAACAGAGATTTGAAGTAGTGACTGCTCCCTTTCAACACAACTCACTAAACTTCCAGAGAGGAGACAGGCCATATAGAAAAATGGCTTGTTGATAAACAAACTCCACAATAATGGACTGTTGTGAATTGAACACCATGTTACATACGGAACATGGATATTCTACTGTATGTATGAATACTGACTAAAATATAAACCAAGtgattaaagaaacaattttcaTAGGTTAGACAAACTTTTGTctagaattaaataatttaaaaaaaaaccaacccaattTATGTTTTAGGCAACAATGCTCTCTGTTGCTACTACTAATTTCTATTCTATAACTCTGATTAATTTTACTAGTTGTAGTAACATTAGAAAATTTTGACAGTATGCAAATGTTTGTAAATGTAATCTTTTAATAGCCTGACCATACATTTTTTGATACTTTAAATTTGTTCCAAATAACACACATGATATATTTGGAGACAAGAAAAGTATTAACAGATGAGAGTCAGAGTCCTTTAAGCCATTCAGAAGGTTCATCATCCTGACTTAGTCTGTGTATAGGAAAGCTATTGTTTTGaaactatattttattaaaatactaaCCCTAACCATCTCTGGGTGGTCATCATTGGACCAGCTCTCCCAAGGTTAAAACTTGAACTAGTAAATTATTTACACGCCATTTATTGCCACTCACCTTTTGCTCTTGAcggagaagaaggagaagaactAATGAAGGATTTTGTCAGGGTGGTGCTTGATCCTGGGAGGTCTGCTCGGCCTGGGCTAGTGCTCCTTGCACTCGGGTCCCCCAGGCCCCTGGGCTGTCCTACCGCAGGCTCGCTCCTCCGCCTTTTCCTAAAGTCGCTGGCCATGCTTGCAGAACTGCAAGAAGGAATTGGCTTCAGTTTGGCTGGTGTTGCAGGGATTCAAATGTGAACCAGAAAGATAGTGGAAGGTGCTAGAGGTGGCCACAGAATGACTCTCACCCTTCATCCCCCAAACTGCATTTTTTGGAATTCATTACTTAatataaaaaactatttatttacagTCACCTCTTTGAAAATTAACAGgctcatctgcaaagagtgacagattcatttcttcctttactatttggatatcttttctttttctttttttattttgtttgattgctgtggttaggacttcctagactttatttttcagaacagtttcatgtttatagaaaaattgattggaaagtacagagagttcccatgtACTCCCTTTCTCTTGCACACGGTTTCGCCTGTTATTATCATCTTTGTTAGTGTGGTACATTTCTTGCAGTTGATGAATCATATCAGTATATTATTATTCAATGTAATTAAAGCCCATAGTTTATATTAGGGTCCATGTTTTCTGTTGAACATCCTATGGGTTTGACGAATGTATGAcgacatatacacatacatacatccctCATATAAAGTATCATATATTGTATCATATAAAGTAGTGTCATTACCATAAAAATCCCCTGGGCTCACCCCCTTCATCCCTGCCTCCCGATGACACCTGGTggccactgatctttttattgtttctagttttcccttttccagaatgtcatgtagttggaatcaAGAGTATACAATGTTTTCAGATTAGCTTCTTTCGTTTAGCAGTGTGCTCTTAAGTACGTCCATGTCCTTTCATTGCTGGATAGCTCATTTCTTCATatcattgaataatattccattatatgaatgtgccattgtttatccattctcctattGAAGGACACCTTGGTCGCTTCTgcattttggcaattatgaataaagctactgtaaaatccatgtacaggtttttgtatgAACATAAGTTTATAATCaccatttaaagtaaaaattctcCTATTAGAGTAGTATTTTGTTACTGACAATTCAGTGCCATGACTTGTACCATACATTTTTTCTCTATATAGAGGAGTTGCACCAACATGAATATATCCAGAGGAGGGATGCCGAAATGGAAGAGATGACTGGAAAGAAGGAGGAAATCTGATAAGACCAATTTCTCTTACTTCAAGCTTTCCATAAGGTTTTTCCTAATCATCGTAGCTTTAAAAATCTTACACTGCAATTCCAACATTTAATTAATGAATAACCAATAATCTGGTCATCAAATAAACTATTTAGAGTCCTTTCACTTAGTTGTATTAAAAGATGCTGATAGCCTGTaagggcagatttttttttttatcatggttCTGAGTACAGCATTGTTTAAGACAAACATTAATGAACGAATATGTACATCACATAGCATGCTGTCTGTCAAATCATTAGATACAAttccaccaccaccagcagcaaCAGTATAACAGGTCCTATGACCAAAGTATGCTATTTACTGACATTATTGTCTTatacagcatgcatgcacagtaacCTATGAGGTATTTCAATAAATGGAACCTACAGACTATGCACGTATAGAGGTGGAGCCAGACCTTGGAATTTGTCTGCATTCTTCCAAAGAGGATGCCCATCTTCTATTATTATCCTGTCAGGGTCTGTGTGTCTTTATTGAAGTTAGATTAGAACTCTAAAATTCAAATATTCTAGGTACATACATAATTGCACAAGACATAAAAGGAGGGGTTTGGTGAGCTCTTTTCTTAGTGACCTTAATGCTGTTAAATGGCATGCGTGAAACCAATGTACAAAGGATCCAGTTTACCACGTTTTTCATTTATGTTGATAGAAATTTGCAGAAGGGCAAATTATTGTTGAATATTTGTTGCTGATGATATGATATGGCTGGGAGTCTGCATTTTTCAGTATTGTCACTGAATTGTGTCTGAAGTTCTGTAGTACTTTAAGGTAAGGGTGATGTTGAAGGCCTACAAACAGAACTTGCCTTGGTAGTCTCTTAGCACAGTTAGGACCTACAGGTAATTTGGGTTCAGTTatactttgaactgtggtgttggagaagactcttgagagtcccttggactgcaaggagatccaaccagtccactctgaaggagatcagccctgggatttctttggaaggaatgatgctaaagctgaaactccagtactttggccacctcatgtgaagagttgactcattggaaaagactctgatgctgggagggattgggggcaggaggagaaggggacgacagaggatggaatggctggatggcatcaccgactcgatggacgtgagtttgagtgaactccgggagatggtgatggacagggaggcctggtgtgctgcgattcatggggtcgcagagagtcggacacgactgagtgactgaactgaactgatactttgtCCCTTGCTGACTGTGTAAACCTGGCATGCTATGAAGCCTAAGTTTCCATTTACTAGAGATAAAATGTAGATAATAGTACTTAATTCATAATTAAGGCTTGAGTATATTTTATGTACTTAGAATGCCTGGTATATGGTAAGTTCTCATTTATCAGTTGTAACAGTATTtctaggccttccctggtggctcagtggtaaagaacatgcctgacaatgcagtagacacaggagatgtgggttcgatctttgggttggaaagatcccctggagaaggaaatggcaacttgctgcagtattcttgcctgggaaatcccatggacaaaggatcctggtaggctacagtccatggagttgcacacaACGACTCCATGGTATTTTGAAATGTGTGGTCAGAGTATAATGAACAAATATATGCAGgacataatttataaaattgtttATCATTtactacagttttaaaaaatgtatcctcATCATATCATCTAACAGTATGGAAAATTAGATGTTTATAATCCTTATCTAAGGAGAAGACAACTGAGTATGGAGGAGACAGGAAAGGCAAGAGTTTCTCGGCCTGTAAAGTGACCTagaattatttcacttaaacTTTATACATTCTTGAATATTTCCTCATATAAAATGATGCAGAAACAAGTTAAAACAATTTCATGAATTATGGTGcttaaaataaaggataaaaaattTATCATTACTATTTCACTGAAAAAGAAACTACTGGCATAAAATATTTTGGTTGCATAATGtaaggagatttaaaaaatttttcatttggaGAATAACTGCtctacaatgttatgttggtttctgctgtacaacaatgtgaatcagctccAAGTACACACATATgtcctcccttttgagcctccctccccacctcaccgcCTGTAAAGAGATTCTTACCTAGTGGGTCTTTCCAGGCTTCTGTCTATAGAGGATTGATACAATGAGGCCTGTTAAGACAGAAGGGTAGTTAACATGAAAATTTTTACCTTGGCAAAATTTTGTGTATCCCTGGACATTAAGTTAGGTATTCTAAAAAGAATATTGTCAAAATTGACATTAAAAATACCAATTATGGGCATTAAATTGTTTTCCCAAAAAGAAGTCATGAAGCCTAATTTCTACTTTCCTCTTATCTACTTTTTCATCTGATATACAATTTGAGGGGAGTTGGTTCCAGGAGCTCCCCAAGGATACCAAAAATCTGAAGATCTCAAGTCCCTTATGTTCAATGGTGTACTATTTGCATATAACTTACCCACAtattttgtatactttaaatcatctctagattacttataatacctaatgcaatgtaaatgctataGAAATAGCTGCTagcatggcaaattcaagttttgctttttggatatttctggattttttttttttttgtggggaaaatatatttgtccctaagttggttgaatccatgaatGTGGAACCTAcagatatggagggccaactgtacTTTTCTCTGTGTAactaaaaatattcataaatcaaACATTGCCTagggtgagaaaaagaaaaattaccccTTCATGTAGAAACAGActataaatagaaatttctcatATAAAGAAATGGTTTGATGTTTAAAGAAGTATTTGTAGCCATCATTCAATCCTTATAAAGCATAAATCTTTATACGTTTTTGTCATATTGCCAGGTGTAATTTTTATGTAGACATAAAATTTAAGCAGGACTTCTTTCGTCTGTCAACATAaacatgactttttaaataaaaaaaccaCAGAATTTGGTTTGAAATTAAACTACCTGGTCCTTGAATCAGGTACAGATTTGTATCTTTGCAATTATTTACATTCAGGGTTAggttaaaatagaatatttaatgAATCAAAGtataaacttttctttaaaagtggACTTTTAATCTTTTAGTCAGAAAAGCAGCTTTCAGTTGTCCATGGAtatagaacaaagaaaaatagatactATAAATTTGATAAATAATTCCAAATGCTTATTGTACACACCATTTTCATACTCCTTCATTCTGAGcaatacaatgaaatatatattaacaatttTTTGTTAGACATGGATTTGAGAGGTAAGTAGTTGTGGTATGATGTATGATGTCTAGGATGTCTAGGAAAATGCATACcacgtatgtgtgtatatatatactcacaAGCCCCATTACACACgactttaaaatatcttctattaactattattttcatttatactgAATGAGAATGGAATTGcccccaaacaaacaaagcaTCCCTATGCAAGAGAATACTACTCCCTCTTTTTAGACGgagaaaaagcatatataaaatacttagatTCTGAGGTTCTCAAcaaataaaaagatagaaaaaaaaattg
This window contains:
- the SORBS2 gene encoding sorbin and SH3 domain-containing protein 2 isoform X16, giving the protein MNTDSGGCARKRAAMSVTLTSVKRVQSSPNLLAAGRDSQSPDSAWRCFNDRNQETLNGDATCSSLAAKGFRSVRPNLQEKKSPTQSQITVNGNSGGTVSPMSYYQRPFSPSAYSLPGSLNSSMIMQHGRSLDSSEAYPQHAQSLDGSVGSSVPLYRSSEEEKRVTVIKAPHYPGIGPVDESGIPTAIRTTVDRPKDWYKTMFKQIHMVHKPDDDTDMYNTPYTYNAGLYNSPYSTQSHPAAKTQTYRPLSKSHSDNGTNAFKDASSPVPPPPIPPPVPPFRARDRSSTEKHDWDPPDRKVDTRKFRSEPRSIFEYEPGKSSILQHERPASLYQSSIDRSLERPTSSASMASDFRKRRRSEPAVGQPRGLGDPSARSTSPGRADLPGSSTTLTKSFISSSPSSPSRAKGGDDSQTCPSLCSFSGLNGHPSHELDYCNTYRQHLDVPQDSQRAITFKNGWQMARQNAEVWSSTEETVSPKIKSRSCDDLLNDDCDSLPDPKTKSESMGSLLCEEDPKESCPVTWASPYIQEGRSNGRSRLRHRSAHDAPGFLKMYKKMHRINRKDLMNSEVICSVKSRIMQYEKEQQHKGLLHGWSQSSTEEVPRDMVPTRISEFEKLIQKSKSMPNLGDEMLSPLTLEPQQNGLCPQRRFSIESLLEEENQGRHPSQIPRSYKSKALVPIHIEVTSDDQPRTHVEFSDSDQDGVVSDHSDYIHIEGSSFCSESDFDHFSFTSSESFYGSSHHHHHHHHQHHRHLISSCKGRCPASYTRFTTMLKHERAKHENADEPRRQEMDPGLSKLAFLVSPVPFRRKKSSTPKKQMEKAKCKTSVFEALDSALKDICDQIKAEKRRGSLPDNSILHRLISELLPDIPERNSSLKALKRSPTHQPFHPLPQEGAIHCPLYQNDCGRMPHSASFPDDTNNSYHHQDHASALHLQDHESPRSYSATLTDLGRTTPRERRGTPEKEKLPAKAVYDFKAQTSKELSFKKGDTVYILRKIDQNWYEGEHHGRVGIFPISYVEKLTPPEKAQPARPPPPAQPGEIGEAVAKYNFSADTNVELSLRKGDRIILLKRVDQNWYEGKIPGTNRQGIFPVSYVEVVKKHTTKGAEDYPELPIPHSYSSDRIHSLSSNKPQRPVFTHENIQGGGEPFQALYNYTPRNEDELELRESDVIDVMEKCDDGWFVGTSRRTRFFGTFPGNYVKRL
- the SORBS2 gene encoding sorbin and SH3 domain-containing protein 2 isoform X14; protein product: MNTGRDSQSPDSAKGFRSVRPNLQEKKSPTQSQITVNGNSGGTVSPMSYYQRPFSPSAYSLPGSLNSSMIMQHGRSLDSSEAYPQHAQSLDGSVGSSVPLYRSSEEEKRVTVIKAPHYPGIGPVDESGIPTAIRTTVDRPKDWYKTMFKQIHMVHKPDDDTDMYNTPYTYNAGLYNSPYSTQSHPAAKTQTYRPLSKSHSDNGTNAFKDASSPVPPPPIPPPVPPFRARDRSSTEKHDWDPPDRKVDTRKFRSEPRSIFEYEPGKSSILQHERPPPLPTTPTPVPRDPGRKPISMSPCGEVTGSPSPPPRTSIPAPSPCAPALSPIRTDRINPDDIDLENEPWYKFFSELEFGRPPPKKALDYVQDHSPRVSNEASLYQSSIDRSLERPTSSASMASDFRKRRRSEPAVGQPRGLGDPSARSTSPGRADLPGSSTTLTKSFISSSPSSPSRAKGGDDSQTCPSLCSFSGLNGHPSHELDYCNTYRQHLDVPQDSQRAITFKNGWQMARQNAEVWSSTEETVSPKIKSRSCDDLLNDDCDSLPDPKTKSESMGSLLCEEDPKESCPVTWASPYIQEGRSNGRSRLRHRSAHDAPGFLKMYKKMHRINRKDLMNSEVICSVKSRIMQYEKEQQHKGLLHGWSQSSTEEVPRDMVPTRISEFEKLIQKSKSMPNLGDEMLSPLTLEPQQNGLCPQRRFSIESLLEEENQGRHPSQIPRSYKSKALVPIHIEVTSDDQPRTHVEFSDSDQDGVVSDHSDYIHIEGSSFCSESDFDHFSFTSSESFYGSSHHHHHHHHQHHRHLISSCKGRCPASYTRFTTMLKHERAKHENADEPRRQEMDPGLSKLAFLVSPVPFRRKKSSTPKKQMEKAKCKTSVFEALDSALKDICDQIKAEKRRGSLPDNSILHRLISELLPDIPERNSSLKALKRSPTHQPFHPLPQEGAIHCPLYQNDCGRMPHSASFPDDTNNSYHHQDHASALHLQDHESPRSYSATLTDLGRTTPRERRGTPEKEKLPAKAVYDFKAQTSKELSFKKGDTVYILRKIDQNWYEGEHHGRVGIFPISYVEKLTPPEKAQPARPPPPAQPGEIGEAVAKYNFSADTNVELSLRKGDRIILLKRVDQNWYEGKIPGTNRQGIFPVSYVEVVKKHTTKGAEDYPELPIPHSYSSDRIHSLSSNKPQRPVFTHENIQGGGEPFQALYNYTPRNEDELELRESDVIDVMEKCDDGWFVGTSRRTRFFGTFPGNYVKRL